One window of the Melanotaenia boesemani isolate fMelBoe1 chromosome 14, fMelBoe1.pri, whole genome shotgun sequence genome contains the following:
- the LOC121653635 gene encoding GDP-L-fucose synthase-like — MNCQGDCAAPMKVLVTGGSGLVGRAIQHVVKEEESAKEGEEWIFMSSKDANLMNMEETRAVFEKHRPTHVIHLAAMVGGLFKNMKYNLDFWRNNIYINDNVLQAAHEVGAVKVVSCLSTCIFPDKTTYPIDETMIHNGPPHESNFGYAYAKRMIDVHNRAYFQQYGRCYTAVIPTNVFGPHDNFSIEDGHVLPGLIHKAYIAQKEGKPLMVWGSGTPRRQFIYSLDLARLFLWVLRKYPEVDPIILSVGEEDEVSIKEAADAVVESLGFKGEVVYDTSKADGQFKKTASNAKLHQYLPDFKFTPFKQALKETCDWFVANYDTARK; from the exons ATGAACTGTCAGGGTGATTGTGCAGCTCCAATGAAGGTTTTAGTGACAGGAGGGTCGGGTTTGGTGGGAAGGGCCATACAACATGTGGTTAAAGAGGAGGAAAGCGCCAAGGAGGGAGAAGAATGGATATTTATGTCCTCCAAAGATGCCAACCTCAT GAACATGGAGGAGACACGGGCTGTGTTTGAGAAACATCGGCCGACCCACGTCATACACCTGGCTGCTATGGTGGGAGGGCTTTTCAAGAACATGAAGTACAACCTGGACTTTTGG AGAAACAACATCTACATCAATGATAACGTGCTGCAGGCTGCACATGAAGTGGGTGCAGTCAAGGTTGTTTCCTGTTTATCCACCTGCATCTTTCCTGATAAAACAACGTATCCCATTGATGAGACAATG ATCCACAATGGTCCACCTCATGAGTCCAACTTCGGTTATGCCTACGCAAAACGGATGATTGATGTTCACAACAG GGCTTATTTCCAGCAGTACGGACGTTGCTATACAGCTGTTATTCCCACAAATGTTTTCGGTCCTCATGACAACTTCAGCATAGAGGATGGCCATGTGCTGCCAGGCCTCATACATAAAGCATACATTGCTCAAA AGGAGGGGAAACCTCTCATGGTCTGGGGATCTGGCACTCCCAGACGACAGTTCATCTACTCTTTGGACTTGGCTCGTCTCTTCCTCTGGGTCCTGAGGAAGTATCCTGAAGTTGATCCAATCATTCTGTCTG TTGGTGAAGAAGATGAAGTGTCCATCAAAGAAGCAGCAGATGCAGTTGTGGAATCCCTCGGCTTTAAAGGAGAAGTAGTT TATGACACCAGTAAAGCAGATGGCCAGTTCAAGAAAACAGCCAGCAATGCAAAGCTGCACCAGTACCTGCCAGACTTCAAGTTCACACCCTTCAAACAAG ctttaaaaGAAACCTGTGATTGGTTTGTCGCCAACTATGACACAGCACGGAAGTGA
- the LOC121653632 gene encoding leukocyte elastase inhibitor-like isoform X2, translating to MSSGGPGETRSVLRGISVSLFLLVSVSYTQSASEFARVLQQWDQKKTTLSDMAAISSSNTEFSLELLRTLSQANPTGNIFVSPLSISSALAMVYLGAKGDTAAQMAKALSFKSSEDIVHADFQSLNADINSPSASYILKLANRLYGENTSKFLPKFLEATLKYYQADLKAVDFIGAPEACRAEINTWVEQQTENKIKDLLKPGTVTAMTRLALVNAIYFKGNWMNRFDVANTKEMTFKVNQNETKTVQMMYQMKKLPYNYIADHGLQILELPYVDEELSMFILLPQESTDGSDPLLKLEKELTQERLNEWTNRDNMDTHSEVLIHLPKFKLEEDYELNEPLAQMGMADVFSAAKADLSGMNGDGGLFLSTVAHKAFVEVNEEGTEAAAATAGMIAFCMLREEHFTADHPFLFFIRHNKTKSILFLGRFSSPQ from the exons ATGAGCAGCGGTGGTCCGGGGGAAACACGTTCAGTTCTCAGGGGGATTTCtgtctctttatttcttttggttTCAGTTTCTTACACACAGAGTGCATCCGAGTTTGCGCGAGTTCTTCAACAGTGGGATCAG aaaaaaaccacATTATCAGACATGgcagccatcagcagctcaAATACAGAGTTCTCCTTGGAGTTGCTCCGCACTTTGAGCCAAGCAAATCCTACTGGAAACATCTTCGTTTCTCCGTTGAGCATCAGCTCAGCCCTGGCGATGGTTTACCTGGGGGCTAAAGGAGACACTGCTGCTCAGATGGCAAAG GCCCTCTCCTTCAAATCAAGCGAAGACATCGTCCATGCGGATTTCCAGAGTCTCAACGCCGACATCAACTCCCCGTCTGCATCCTACATCCTGAAACTAGCCAACCGTCTTTATGGAGAAAACACCTCCAAGTTTCTCCCT AAATTCCTGGAAGCCACACTGAAATACTACCAGGCAGACCTGAAGGCTGTTGATTTCATCGGCGCTCCAGAGGCCTGCAGAGCTGAGATCAACACCTGGGTGGAGCAGCAGACAGAAA ATAAGATAAAAGACCTGCTAAAGCCAGGAACAGTCACTGCAATGACCAGATTGGCTCTGGTCAATGCAATTTACTTCAAGGGAAATTGGATGAACCGTTTTGATGTAGCAAACACCAAAGAGATGACATTTAAAGTCAACCAG AATGAGACAAAGACAGTCCAGATGATGTACCAGATGAAGAAGCTGCCATACAACTACATCGCTGATCACGGTCTGCAGATCCTGGAGCTGCCGTACGTGGATGAGGAGCTCAGCATGTTCATCCTGCTGCCTCAGGAGTCCACAGACGGCTCTGACCCTCTGCTGAAG ctggagaaggagctgaCGCAGGAGAGGCTGAATGAATGGACCAACAGAGATAACATGGACACCCACTCAGAAGTCTTGATCCATCTGCCAAAGTTCAAGCTGGAGGAAGACTATGAGCTGAACGAGCCTCTGGCTCAGATGGGCATGGCAGACGTGTTCAGTGCAGCCAAGGCTGACCTGTCCGGCATGAATGGCGATGGGGGACTCTTCTTGTCTACAGTGGCCCACAAGGCCTTTGTGGAGGTGAATGAAGAGGGcacagaagcagctgcagccaCAGCTGGCATGATAGCTTTCTGCATGTTGAGGGAGGAACACTTCACTGCAGATCACCCCTTCCTGTTCTTCATCAGGCACAACAAGACCAAGTCCATCCTCTTCCTCGGCAGGTTCTCTTCTCCTCAGTAG
- the bmb gene encoding protein brambleberry, with protein sequence MAHLLIHHLHFMLTVYMLACPAVSGLFEWLRHMQAPAASTPSPEPVAPANLAKDAQFEMATSDEKFLAEAKQLELSPLDSCHYRVIAQLKSSCENLSEENLAKLGVVLFNCQAEIEGRRTFPCTEEMTIKECTSDMDSDTWNAYHIVSNRARSVCYATRQQLFRRRAEHTVNALISTATSQLDAMKDLKEGQMELKELTAASLDKLLEGHSTLQVQQGKLHEGQEQMESSLRENLERLGQEKALIASGQELVAQLIQGITRRMENVSERLQIQSSEVQDGHKTIVEDLADVRHQANDIHKKIDHSMSEFLLYQDQTSQYYTDLMNKLEHMNSTLGAMLQYLDNMQGRIEERLHMIQGYLGWAGLSLTAMWTCIAHTGYFVLCAVLLTFLRCPGFSRAMLLLMVPLNALAEVNQQPALDLSSLSLLLLTLSLGHWFVNRLWACLQVRGKQNAPLPLAPCSIVDPQKESVFASHSYPPSSTPERNEDIMKQDLLSQDDFLSGNLCISAVSPSRRTPVLESRFMPTPGALNHSTSRLFPQPVFSKDLIDDIPPKNLGHVFDAVNDSHDFGNDSRSASPTLSLVSTSSLSGRQLCNGITKTGKACKKRAVPGQEYCRVHEGGLTSYVQS encoded by the exons ATGGCCCACCTTCTGATCCACCACTTACACTTCATGCTGACTGTGTACATGCTGGCCTGTCCTGCAGTCAGCGGGCTGTTTGAGTGGTTGAGACACATGCAAGCACCTGCAGCATCGACTCCTTCACCTGAACCAGTCGCCCCCGCAAATCTTGCAAAGGATGCTCAGTTTGAGATGGCGACATCAGATGAGAAGTTTCTGGCTGAGGCAAAGCAGCTGGAGCTCAGCCCGTTAGACAGCTGTCATTACAGG GTAATTGCTCAGTTGAAGTCAAGCTGTGAAAACCTCTCAGAGGAAAATCTTGCAAAGCTTGGAGTGGTGCTATTTAACTGCCAGGCAGAGATTGAGGGGCGTCGGACCTTCCCATGTACAGAGGAAATG aCCATCAAAGAGTGCACATCAGACATGGATTCAGACACATGGAATGCTTACCACATAGTAAGCAACAGAGCGCGCTCCGTTTGCTATGCAACTCGCCAGCAGCTGTTTCGGCGCCGAGCAGAGCACACAGTCAATGCCCTCATCTCCACAGCCACCAGCCAGCTGGATGCAATGAAAGACCTGAAG GAGGGCCAGATGGAGTTAAAGGAGCTGACTGCTGCTTCGCTAGACAAGCTGCTGGAGGGACACAGCACCCTCCAGGTTCAGCAGGGGAAACTGCATGAAGGCCAAGAGCAAATGGAGAGCTCACTTCGGGAGAATCTGGAGCGTCTGGGTCAGGAAAAAGCCCTCATCGCCTCTGGACAGGAACTGGTTGCCCAGCTCATCCAGGGCATTACCAGGAGAATGG aAAATGTGAGTGAACGTCTGCAGATCCAAAGCTCAGAGGTACAGGACGGCCACAAGACGATTGTTGAGGATCTCGCAGATGTCAGACACCAAGCTAACGATATCCACAAAAAAATTG ACCACAGCATGTCGGAGTTTCTCCTGTACCAGGACCAGACCTCGCAGTACTACACTGACCTAATGAACAAGCTGGAGCACATGAACAGCACGCTGGGAGCAATGCTGCAGTACCTGGACAACATGCAGGGCCGGATAGAGGAGAGGCTCCACATGATCCAGGGCTACCTTGGCTGGGCAG gTTTGAGTCTGACAGCCATGTGGACGTGCATCGCCCACACAGGCTACTTTGTGTTGTGTGCAGTCCTGCTGACGTTCCTACGCTGTCCGGGTTTCTCTCGGGCCATGCTTCTGCTCATGGTTCCCCTGAACGCGTTGGCTGAGGTCAACCAGCAGCCAGCACTGGATCTCAGCAGCCTCAGCCTGCTGCTGCTCACTTTGTCTCTGG GTCACTGGTTTGTGAATCGGTTGTGGGCGTGCCTGCAGGTCAGAGGAAAGCAGAATGCGCCGCTGCCTCTCGCACCATGCAGCATCGTGGATCCACAGAAGGAGTCGGTGTTTGCAAGCCACTCATATCCACCATCTTCTACGCCAGAGAG AAATGAGGACATCATGAAGCAGGACCTGCTAAGCCAGGACGACTTTTTATCAG GTAACCTCTGCATATCAGCAGTATCTCCTTCTCGCAGGACACCAGTGCTGGAGTCCAGGTTTATGCCGACACCTGGTGCACTGAATCACTCAACTTCCAGACTATTTCCACAGCCAGTTTTTTCAAAG GATTTGATTGATGACATCCCCCCGAAGAACCTGGGACATGTTTTTGATGCAGTGAATGACTCTCATGATTTTGGAAACGACTCTAGAAGTGCGAGTCCCACCCTGTCGCTGGTCAGCACCAG CTCCCTGTCAGGCCGTCAGCTGTGCAACGGGATCACAAAAACAGGGAAAGCCTGCAAGAAAAGAGCCGTCCCAGGACAGGAGTACTGCAGAGTCCATGAAGGGGGGCTCACCTCATATGTTCAGTCCTGA
- the LOC121653632 gene encoding leukocyte elastase inhibitor-like isoform X1 — translation MSSGGPRETRSVLRGISVSLFLLVSVSNTLSASVFVRVLKEGDQKKTTSSDMAAISSSNTEFSLELLRTLSQANPTGNIFVSPLSISSALAMVYLGAKGDTAAQMAKALSFKSSEDIVHADFQSLNADINSPSASYILKLANRLYGENTSKFLPKFLEATLKYYQADLKAVDFIGAPEACRAEINTWVEQQTENKIKDLLKPGTVTAMTRLALVNAIYFKGNWMNRFDVANTKEMTFKVNQNETKTVQMMYQMKKLPYNYIPDHGLQILELPYVDEELSMFILLPQESTDGSDPLLKLEKELTQERLNEWTNRDNMDTHSEVLIHLPKFKLEEDYELNEPLAQMGMADVFSAAKADLSGMNGDGGLFLSTVAHKAFVEVNEEGTEAAAATAGIANFCMLREEHFTADHPFLFFIRHNKTKSILFLGRFSSPQ, via the exons ATGAGCAGCGGTGGTCCAAGGGAAACACGTTCAGTCCTCAGGGGGATTTCtgtctctttatttcttttggttTCAGTTTCTAATACATTGAGTGCATCCGTGTTTGTGCGAGTTCTTAAAGAGGGGGATCAG aaaaaaaccacATCATCAGACATGgcagccatcagcagctcaAACACAGAGTTCTCCTTGGAGTTGCTCCGCACTTTGAGCCAAGCAAATCCTACTGGAAACATCTTCGTTTCTCCGTTGAGCATCAGCTCAGCCCTGGCGATGGTTTACCTGGGGGCTAAAGGAGACACTGCTGCTCAGATGGCAAAG GCCCTCTCCTTCAAATCAAGCGAAGACATCGTCCATGCGGATTTCCAGAGTCTCAACGCCGACATCAACTCCCCGTCTGCATCCTACATCCTGAAACTAGCCAACCGTCTTTATGGAGAAAACACCTCCAAGTTTCTCCCC AAATTCCTGGAAGCCACACTGAAATACTACCAGGCAGACCTGAAGGCTGTTGATTTCATCGGCGCTCCAGAGGCCTGCAGAGCTGAGATCAACACCTGGGTGGAGCAGCAGACAGAAA ATAAGATAAAAGACCTGCTAAAGCCAGGAACAGTCACTGCAATGACCAGATTGGCTCTGGTCAATGCAATTTACTTCAAGGGAAATTGGATGAACCGTTTTGATGTAGCAAACACCAAAGAGATGACATTTAAAGTCAACCAG AATGAGACAAAGACAGTCCAGATGATGTACCAGATGAAGAAGCTGCCATACAACTACATCCCTGATCACGGTCTGCAGATCCTGGAGCTGCCGTACGTGGATGAGGAGCTCAGCATGTTCATCCTGCTGCCTCAGGAGTCCACAGACGGCTCTGACCCTCTGCTGAAG ctggagaaggagctgaCGCAGGAGAGGCTGAATGAATGGACCAACAGAGATAACATGGACACCCACTCAGAAGTCTTGATCCATCTGCCAAAGTTCAAGCTGGAGGAAGACTATGAGCTGAACGAGCCTCTGGCTCAGATGGGCATGGCAGACGTGTTCAGTGCAGCCAAGGCTGACCTGTCTGGCATGAATGGCGATGGGGGACTCTTCTTGTCTACAGTGGCCCACAAGGCCTTTGTGGAGGTGAATGAAGAGGGcacagaagcagctgcagccaCAGCCGGCATAGCAAATTTCTGCATGTTGAGGGAGGAACACTTCACAGCGGATCAccccttcctcttcttcatcaggcACAACAAGACCAAGTCCATCCTCTTTCTCGGCAGGTTCTCTTCTCCTCAGTAG
- the LOC121653632 gene encoding leukocyte elastase inhibitor-like isoform X3 has product MSSGGPRETRSVLRGISVSLFLLVSVSNTLSASVFVRVLKEGDQKKTTLSDMAAISSSNTEFSLELLRTLSQANPTGNIFVSPLSISSALAMVYLGAKGDTAAQMAKALSFKSSEDIVHADFQSLNADINSPSASYILKLANRLYGENTSKFLPKFLEATLKYYQADLKAVDFIGAPEACRAEINTWVEQQTENKIKDLLKPGTVTAMTRLALVNAIYFKGNWMNRFDVANTKEMTFKVNQNETKTVQMMYQMKKLPYNYIADHGLQILELPYVDEELSMFILLPQESTDGSDPLLKLEKELTQERLNEWTNRDNMDTHSEVLIHLPKFKLEEDYELNEPLAQMGMADVFSAAKADLSGMNGDGGLFLSTVAHKAFVEVNEEGTEAAAATAGMIAFCMLREEHFTADHPFLFFIRHNKTKSILFLGRFSSPQ; this is encoded by the exons ATGAGCAGCGGTGGTCCAAGGGAAACACGTTCAGTCCTCAGGGGGATTTCtgtctctttatttcttttggttTCAGTTTCTAATACATTGAGTGCATCCGTGTTTGTGCGAGTTCTTAAAGAGGGGGATCAG aaaaaaaccacATTATCAGACATGgcagccatcagcagctcaAATACAGAGTTCTCCTTGGAGTTGCTCCGCACTTTGAGCCAAGCAAATCCTACTGGAAACATCTTCGTTTCTCCGTTGAGCATCAGCTCAGCCCTGGCGATGGTTTACCTGGGGGCTAAAGGAGACACTGCTGCTCAGATGGCAAAG GCCCTCTCCTTCAAATCAAGCGAAGACATCGTCCATGCGGATTTCCAGAGTCTCAACGCCGACATCAACTCCCCGTCTGCATCCTACATCCTGAAACTAGCCAACCGTCTTTATGGAGAAAACACCTCCAAGTTTCTCCCT AAATTCCTGGAAGCCACACTGAAATACTACCAGGCAGACCTGAAGGCTGTTGATTTCATCGGCGCTCCAGAGGCCTGCAGAGCTGAGATCAACACCTGGGTGGAGCAGCAGACAGAAA ATAAGATAAAAGACCTGCTAAAGCCAGGAACAGTCACTGCAATGACCAGATTGGCTCTGGTCAATGCAATTTACTTCAAGGGAAATTGGATGAACCGTTTTGATGTAGCAAACACCAAAGAGATGACATTTAAAGTCAACCAG AATGAGACAAAGACAGTCCAGATGATGTACCAGATGAAGAAGCTGCCATACAACTACATCGCTGATCACGGTCTGCAGATCCTGGAGCTGCCGTACGTGGATGAGGAGCTCAGCATGTTCATCCTGCTGCCTCAGGAGTCCACAGACGGCTCTGACCCTCTGCTGAAG ctggagaaggagctgaCGCAGGAGAGGCTGAATGAATGGACCAACAGAGATAACATGGACACCCACTCAGAAGTCTTGATCCATCTGCCAAAGTTCAAGCTGGAGGAAGACTATGAGCTGAACGAGCCTCTGGCTCAGATGGGCATGGCAGACGTGTTCAGTGCAGCCAAGGCTGACCTGTCCGGCATGAATGGCGATGGGGGACTCTTCTTGTCTACAGTGGCCCACAAGGCCTTTGTGGAGGTGAATGAAGAGGGcacagaagcagctgcagccaCAGCTGGCATGATAGCTTTCTGCATGTTGAGGGAGGAACACTTCACTGCAGATCACCCCTTCCTGTTCTTCATCAGGCACAACAAGACCAAGTCCATCCTCTTCCTCGGCAGGTTCTCTTCTCCTCAGTAG